The following coding sequences are from one Magnetospirillum sp. WYHS-4 window:
- a CDS encoding DUF6524 family protein: MEPTGRLAILAWPAALRNIPAAMAATPPFTLPQFLLRWLSSVFVVFLTYNPFHYSFWHWVSEPEGGDIMLKAVVSVALFIVYVFMVWVVLASLGIWGVGAGALIGILAAVEILDLLPESSRSRIVVELIALLCVATFFGIGLAWPHIATRLSGQVQKRYLVKIKKPWA; encoded by the coding sequence TTGGAGCCGACTGGCCGGCTGGCTATTCTGGCCTGGCCCGCCGCCCTCCGGAACATCCCCGCCGCCATGGCCGCCACGCCCCCCTTCACCCTTCCCCAGTTTCTCCTGCGCTGGCTGTCCAGCGTCTTCGTGGTGTTCCTGACCTACAACCCCTTCCACTACTCGTTCTGGCATTGGGTGAGCGAGCCGGAAGGCGGTGACATCATGTTGAAGGCCGTGGTGAGCGTGGCCCTGTTCATCGTTTACGTATTCATGGTCTGGGTGGTCCTGGCCTCCCTGGGCATCTGGGGCGTGGGTGCCGGCGCTCTGATCGGCATCCTGGCAGCGGTCGAAATCCTCGACCTGCTTCCCGAGAGCTCGCGCAGTCGCATCGTGGTCGAGTTGATCGCCCTGCTTTGCGTGGCTACGTTTTTCGGCATCGGCCTCGCCTGGCCCCATATCGCCACCCGGCTCAGCGGACAGGTCCAGAAGCGGTACCTGGTCAAAATCAAGAAACCCTGGGCCTGA
- a CDS encoding DUF4239 domain-containing protein: protein MMVKLLNLDLLPLTLLFILGGMAVHTLGTLAFDLYTTQRQLADNNDLIQTKMPMFQKIVLLAILFGVSISWLHYGTVNARIQQEATRLGLLARAAEAMPEPARPRTLLAIAAYAETIADADWRQMREGGRSQAAADALSRLAATVTATEVATPRQELHLRLANRLVRELAAAREARIESALFPLAQGLQIFLYLTLGATLLFIWFAGLPSLFTKLVMGWFFVALVMVILMYIHVLSNPLGGYAGMDSEPYAEVARAAARAAGPPR, encoded by the coding sequence ATGATGGTCAAGCTGCTCAACCTCGACCTGCTTCCCCTCACCCTTTTGTTCATCCTGGGCGGGATGGCGGTCCATACGCTGGGCACCCTGGCCTTCGATCTGTACACCACCCAGCGCCAGCTGGCCGACAACAATGACCTGATCCAGACCAAGATGCCGATGTTCCAGAAGATCGTTCTTCTGGCCATCCTGTTCGGGGTCAGCATCAGTTGGTTGCACTACGGCACCGTCAACGCCCGCATCCAACAGGAGGCGACGCGCCTCGGGCTGCTGGCCCGCGCCGCCGAGGCGATGCCGGAGCCGGCACGCCCCCGCACGCTCCTGGCCATCGCCGCCTATGCCGAGACCATCGCCGATGCCGATTGGCGCCAGATGCGGGAAGGTGGCCGTTCCCAGGCGGCGGCCGACGCCCTGTCCAGGCTGGCGGCCACGGTCACCGCGACCGAGGTGGCGACACCCCGCCAGGAACTGCATCTGCGCCTTGCCAACCGGCTGGTACGCGAACTGGCGGCGGCGCGCGAGGCCCGCATCGAGTCCGCGCTCTTTCCCCTGGCCCAGGGGCTGCAGATCTTCCTGTACCTGACCCTGGGAGCCACCTTGCTGTTCATCTGGTTCGCCGGCCTGCCCTCGCTGTTCACCAAGCTGGTCATGGGCTGGTTCTTCGTCGCCCTTGTCATGGTGATCCTGATGTATATTCATGTCCTGTCCAATCCCCTGGGCGGCTATGCCGGCATGGACAGCGAGCCCTACGCCGAGGTGGCGCGTGCGGCCGCCAGGGCGGCTGGGCCGCCGCGATAG
- a CDS encoding DUF4239 domain-containing protein gives MDFITDLVGEISGAGGWFLWLIHLPTWTVAAVILAGGILFSLLCVLAVNNYVTQASLIQNNLVASFKLGFIAEIFAGLMAFFMVEAGTRYGNADTYVQVEAAAWRNLSQIVAEFPPEQAAAFRANLSRYADSVVRTEWPTMETGDESPISVAAFETLLNSWFAIEPSDPRQQSVLALGNLVVSQAVEARTSRFSNNVSNRIATLTWFTLLALVLISVAFNAFFGMHSLRGQLWMGAVLGLGIFVNVFLAFVLGNPFAGDLAVDPSPFLELAR, from the coding sequence ATGGACTTCATCACCGATCTGGTGGGCGAGATTTCCGGCGCCGGGGGATGGTTCCTCTGGCTGATCCACCTGCCGACCTGGACGGTGGCCGCGGTCATCCTGGCGGGCGGCATCCTGTTCTCGCTGCTCTGCGTGCTGGCGGTCAACAACTACGTCACCCAGGCGAGCCTGATCCAGAACAACCTGGTGGCTTCCTTCAAGCTGGGTTTCATCGCCGAAATCTTCGCCGGGCTGATGGCCTTCTTCATGGTCGAGGCCGGCACCCGTTACGGCAACGCCGACACCTACGTCCAGGTAGAGGCCGCCGCGTGGCGCAATCTGTCGCAGATCGTCGCCGAGTTTCCGCCCGAACAAGCCGCCGCCTTCCGCGCCAACCTGTCGCGCTACGCCGACAGCGTGGTGCGGACGGAATGGCCGACCATGGAAACCGGCGACGAGAGCCCGATCTCCGTCGCCGCCTTCGAGACCCTGCTGAACAGCTGGTTTGCCATCGAGCCGTCCGACCCCCGCCAGCAATCGGTGCTGGCGCTGGGTAACTTGGTGGTGTCCCAGGCGGTCGAGGCCCGCACCAGTCGCTTCAGCAACAACGTCTCCAACAGGATCGCGACGCTCACCTGGTTCACCCTGTTGGCGCTGGTGCTCATTTCGGTGGCCTTCAACGCCTTCTTCGGCATGCACAGCCTGCGTGGACAGCTCTGGATGGGCGCGGTCCTGGGCTTGGGCATCTTCGTCAACGTCTTCCTCGCCTTCGTGCTCGGCAACCCCTTCGCCGGCGACCTGGCGGTCGATCCAAGCCCCTTCCTGGAGTTGGCGCGATGA
- a CDS encoding Na/Pi symporter has protein sequence MTLTVAISIFAGLGLFFIGVKLITSSLTQLASLKLRAAVRKATGNRWLSAMIGTVAGAVTQSNNAVTFITVGLVSSGVMQVRQGLPLIAWTCVGTSVLVFIATVDIHDAVLALVGIAGSCYFLNLDKSPRFRHMVGALLGVALLFQGLEMIREASVSLRNVEGLREFLVYAHGSPWLAFALGAALTPVVQTAKTVSAIAVAMVSSGLLSIDQAIMIVLGANFSSCLNVAFMSANIVGTSRQLSLYQAGLKVVGVAGVLPFFLLDYVLPGKPALSTLALVGDSLSLQVAVVYLLVQVVALLLTWPFEDPLLRLLARLAPPTVHETLSRPKYISEHALLDAVTAADLAEREQLRQVGFLAGYLATVREEADEGAPAIPLAELRDANSAVMRDTDAFLKSLLTQNLHGVMLERVITLQNRNGLLASLQDSLHQFAGILADARRIGIEHRLFGHLAETLHLILTTLPAALAGDRDDAEFLQVLTGDKTDLMENIRRTLMHGEGASDPGAQDVLFNATTLFERIVWLVRRFAILADSGRETDPKAAAPA, from the coding sequence ATGACGCTGACCGTCGCCATTTCCATCTTCGCCGGCCTGGGGCTGTTCTTCATCGGGGTCAAGCTCATCACGTCGAGCCTGACCCAGCTCGCCAGTCTCAAGCTGCGCGCCGCCGTGCGCAAGGCGACAGGGAATCGCTGGCTATCCGCCATGATCGGCACCGTGGCCGGCGCGGTGACCCAAAGCAACAACGCCGTCACCTTCATCACCGTCGGCCTGGTGTCCAGCGGCGTGATGCAGGTGCGCCAGGGCCTGCCGTTGATCGCATGGACCTGCGTCGGCACCTCGGTCCTGGTCTTCATCGCCACGGTCGATATCCACGACGCGGTGCTGGCCTTGGTGGGCATCGCGGGCTCCTGCTATTTCCTCAATCTCGACAAGTCCCCGCGGTTCCGCCACATGGTCGGCGCCCTGCTGGGAGTGGCCCTGCTGTTCCAGGGCCTGGAGATGATCCGCGAGGCCTCGGTCTCGCTGCGCAATGTCGAGGGGCTCAGGGAATTCCTGGTCTACGCCCACGGCTCCCCCTGGCTGGCCTTCGCCCTCGGGGCCGCCCTCACTCCGGTGGTCCAGACGGCCAAGACGGTTTCGGCCATCGCCGTGGCCATGGTGTCGTCCGGCCTGCTCAGCATCGACCAGGCGATCATGATCGTGCTGGGAGCCAACTTCTCGTCCTGCCTGAACGTCGCCTTCATGTCGGCCAACATCGTCGGCACCAGCCGGCAGCTTTCGCTCTATCAGGCCGGGCTCAAGGTGGTGGGGGTGGCGGGGGTTCTGCCCTTCTTCCTCCTCGACTACGTCCTGCCCGGCAAGCCGGCCCTGTCCACCCTGGCCCTGGTCGGCGACAGCCTCAGCCTCCAGGTGGCGGTGGTCTACCTGCTGGTGCAGGTCGTGGCCCTGCTGCTCACCTGGCCCTTCGAGGACCCGTTGCTGCGGCTGCTGGCCCGTCTAGCGCCGCCGACCGTGCATGAGACCCTGTCGCGGCCGAAGTACATCTCGGAACACGCCCTGCTGGACGCGGTCACCGCCGCCGACCTGGCGGAACGGGAGCAACTGCGCCAAGTCGGCTTCCTGGCCGGCTACCTGGCCACGGTGCGCGAGGAAGCGGACGAAGGCGCCCCGGCCATTCCGCTGGCCGAGTTGCGCGATGCCAATTCCGCAGTGATGCGCGACACCGACGCCTTCCTCAAGTCGCTGCTGACCCAGAATCTGCACGGCGTGATGCTGGAGCGGGTCATCACCCTGCAGAACCGCAACGGCCTGCTGGCATCCCTGCAGGACAGCCTGCACCAATTCGCCGGGATCTTGGCCGACGCGCGGCGGATAGGCATCGAACATCGGCTGTTCGGCCATCTGGCCGAGACCCTGCACCTGATCCTCACCACCCTGCCGGCCGCACTGGCGGGAGATCGCGACGACGCCGAATTCCTGCAAGTCCTGACCGGCGACAAGACCGACCTGATGGAAAACATCCGCCGCACCCTGATGCACGGCGAAGGCGCCAGCGATCCCGGGGCCCAGGACGTGCTGTTCAACGCCACCACCCTGTTCGAACGCATCGTCTGGCTGGTGCGGCGCTTCGCCATCCTGGCCGATAGCGGACGCGAGACGGACCCGAAGGCCGCAGCCCCCGCATGA
- a CDS encoding substrate-binding domain-containing protein yields the protein MKRFARCLWAVLALVASDELAAAGPAVKATETPPPVGPRTEMVITGSTLMAPFSEAMAERVAANASLPPARILKTGTTEGMQAFCSGEGLDTPDVVAVSRRMRVFEFERCQKNGVTDIIEILVGYEAVVLVQRKDDKDLPLTMDAVFHALAHELPQNDEFVPNTHKLWSDVDSKLPKTEIRAILPVRTLGARSFFNDRVLQGACRNISELKGIFEAAERVRQCTTLRRDGRVVEVGVPFLDNMRAALSKAPPGTIATMSLRHATELSDIAKIVAFEGVIPSRETVANREYEFVRPLYYYVKKAHVKDYTGKGLVGGLRELITEMTRDATVGTKGYLIPLGVVPMPEDERIAVRDASLRLARFER from the coding sequence ATGAAGCGTTTTGCCAGGTGCTTGTGGGCCGTTCTCGCACTGGTGGCGAGCGATGAATTGGCCGCCGCCGGGCCGGCGGTCAAGGCGACGGAGACGCCGCCGCCGGTCGGGCCGCGGACCGAGATGGTAATCACGGGATCGACCTTGATGGCGCCCTTCAGCGAAGCGATGGCCGAACGGGTGGCAGCCAACGCCAGCCTGCCTCCCGCCCGCATCCTGAAGACCGGCACCACCGAAGGCATGCAAGCCTTCTGCAGCGGCGAGGGACTCGACACCCCGGATGTCGTGGCCGTTTCGCGCCGCATGCGGGTCTTCGAGTTCGAACGTTGCCAGAAGAACGGCGTCACCGACATCATCGAGATCCTGGTCGGCTATGAGGCGGTGGTGCTGGTGCAGCGCAAGGACGACAAGGACCTGCCTCTGACCATGGACGCGGTGTTCCACGCCCTGGCCCACGAACTGCCGCAGAACGACGAATTCGTGCCCAACACCCACAAGCTGTGGAGCGACGTCGATTCCAAGCTGCCCAAGACCGAGATCCGCGCCATCCTGCCGGTCCGCACCTTGGGCGCACGCAGCTTCTTCAATGATCGTGTCCTGCAGGGCGCCTGCCGCAACATCTCGGAACTCAAAGGAATCTTCGAGGCCGCCGAACGCGTCCGCCAATGCACCACGCTGCGGCGCGACGGCCGGGTCGTCGAAGTCGGCGTGCCCTTCCTGGATAACATGCGCGCCGCCCTGTCGAAGGCGCCCCCGGGCACCATCGCCACCATGTCGCTGCGCCATGCGACGGAACTGTCGGACATCGCCAAGATCGTGGCCTTCGAAGGGGTTATCCCCAGCCGCGAGACGGTGGCCAACCGCGAATACGAATTCGTCCGCCCCCTCTACTACTACGTCAAGAAGGCCCACGTGAAGGATTACACGGGCAAGGGCCTGGTCGGCGGCCTGCGCGAGTTGATTACCGAGATGACCCGGGACGCCACGGTCGGGACCAAAGGATACCTGATACCGCTGGGGGTGGTCCCGATGCCGGAGGACGAACGCATCGCCGTCCGCGACGCCAGCCTGCGCCTGGCCCGGTTCGAACGATGA